AAAGACACTGATTGGCGGGCAGCACACCCGCTCTTACTTCATGCGCTGATGTCAGGTTGGTGGCCGAGTGGAGGCTGTCCAGAGGTGTGGAGGAGCAGACCCAGGCCTTCTTCGAGGGCTTCAACGAAGTTCTGCCACAGCAGTACCTTCAATACTTTGACGCAAAGGAACTAGAGGTACTTGTGAATCTCGCCGCAGTTGAGGGCGAACGAAATCCCACACGGTCTTGCTCACTTGCTTGCTATCTTTAGGTGATGCTGTGTGGCATGCAGGAGATTGACCTGGTGGACTGGCAGAGGAACACCATCTACAAGAATTACGCTCGGACAAGCAAGCAAATATGTTGGTTCTGGCAGGTCGGTCGTGTGCTCAGCTCAAATTTGTTTGTATCGGCAGACAAACACACGACAGCGTGTCTGTTTGCAGTTTGCAAAGGAGATGGACAATGAGAAGAGGATGCGACTGCTGCAGTTTGTAACGGGAACATGCCGCCTTCCCCTCGGCGGCTTTGCTGACCTCATGGGTACTTGGTCGCAATTTCCTTGGTAATCGCGCCGGAATTTGCGTCGCTTcattgactttttctttttttttttcaatgaatgaataaatgaaggaAGCAACGGCCCGCAGAAGTTCTGCATTGAAAAGGTGGGAAAAGAGAACTGGCTTCCGCGAAGCCACACATGGTACGTCCAGTTTACTTCTAACTTGTTACCCCTCTCCCCCGGCCGGCCatctcacattaaaaaaaacaaaacactttgatTGTTAAAAATCCTAATGTACATAGCTTGTTTTAGCTGGGTTTCAATACTAAAGTAGTAGTACCAAAAAGTAGTAATAGGCCATTCTTCGTCCTTCTTACTTAAAAGTACATAATGAGTCCTCACGAATTACAGCCAGtgggggactttttttttttttttcttcctcctcctcatggCCTCATTCCAACGACCATTTCAGTTATTTTTGTCTCTCTATTGTTGTGCCAAGCTTTAATCGTCTGGACCTGCCTCCGTACAAGAGCTACGAGCAACTTAAGGAGAAGCTCATGCTCGCCATCGAAGAGACTGAAGGTTTCGGGCAGGAGTAACCACAGCACGCTGCACCTTTCTCCTTGCGTGTCTACAGCCCGCACCTGCTTTTATCCCCACGTCACATCGACCGTATGCAATCGCAGCTGCTGTTTGAGACCTTCTCCATCTCTCTGCATCCAATCTGAAATCACAACCTGTGCACGTGTGAAATAGACTATGCACTCAGATTTGAAATCCAGATGATATTTGGTTTCTTCTATAATCTCTACAAAAGTGTCGTGACTGGACTGACTGAGATGTAGCACGCACACTTCCTTTCTTCACCATTTTCCTAAAGTGTCACTTTTAAGTTGCTCACTTTCTTGAACGTAGTTTGCACGTGAAGTGCGAGTGGCAAAGGCCGTGTGATTGTCCCAGAGAgatcttgtatttttttaaagtgcagTAGTTTTGTAACTCTACCAACAATTGTTTCTGATCACTTTACGGGATATGTTTCCACTTACTTAGTGCGCACTTCACTCTCCAATATGTTGCATATATTTGTACTTTTAATTTCATAGGACCAAACGTCCCTCAAATAAGGGACACTTCCAACGTGATGTAAATACGTTGGCCCTTCCTTTTGTAATCTGTGGATGAATAACAAATAATtggttgaaaaaatatatatatgttactGATGAAGTGGGAACAATCCTGTGTGTTGCAATGTGTAAGATAATGTTCTATTCCCACTGAGTGGTAGCAAAGTCTTGTGTCTACAAAATGATCTTCGGTAGATAAGAAGCGGAACCATGAGTATTTAATGTGTTAAGTGACTAATGGAATTGAAATACACTCGTTTAAATACACACAAATAGTGATTTCTCTTTGTGATTGGTGCCTGGAAGTAAAACAGATGGCCCTAGTTTTATAGGGCGTCAGATATGATCATTATTGAGGTTTTATTTCCCCTTTGAGGATCAATCTGACACGCTGTTTGCAAGTCTTATTTAGAataaggaaggggggggggggggggtgtcattaCAATTTACCTATACATTCCCAAAACTTTAACTTTACAAATGGTCACTGTGCGTGATACTTGATGTTGTCATTAGGCAGGCTTGTGCGGCTTTTATGAGCTATTTTGCCGACCATCAGGTCAATGATATGACTTTAGTATGGTGGGATGTATTTCTACAGTACACCACTTCAAACACTGTTCCACTCATCAatcaaaagttgttttttttaaatagccatTTGAAACGGATGTGTACTTTGTTGTGGCTGATAAGTTTGAACTCATTAAAATCATTTGACAAAACCTCTAAATTGCTATGATTAGCTGTGATCACTCAAACTGTTGCATCTCAAGCAAATGATTTTATAATCCACTTCATATTTATCCACGCATTGTATAACGACGATGGAACGACTTTAGGCTGTAACTCCGAATGATGTAACTATATATTATTAAAGAAAAGCATTTTCGTTTCACAGTCACATCTGACATGACTACGATGAAATCCGATTATGACCGCGTCAGCATGTTAcgggatttttgttttgttttcatttgtttcacGACGGCATCATTTGAGAGTGACGCCCTTCATTGTACGTGTGCAACCTGAATTGATGTCCCCCCAACAAGACTTGTCAATAAAGAGTCATGGCGGTGTCAGAGATGCTTCAAACTTTACTTTATACCGTCAATCACCTTTTGcaacaagaaaaatacaaagcaGCTCTGGCTATTCTCAAAGGCTTCCGAAATGGTGCCGTGTGAGTTTGTACCTCAAACTACTTGTGTACTGGTCGCTCGAGTGATGTCATAGTTGTGCTTCATATTATTTGTCTCCAATTTGTGTGTCCCAGATATGGAGCTAAAATCAGAGCGCCACATGCATTTGTCATGACTTTTTTATTCCGGAGTGGAAGGTAAGCAGTTATTTGTAATCCAGCCAGTTGTGCATCATCAAACTGTACACTGAATGAATGATCATTTATTACCACAGCTATTGCTTTGCATAAATGcacctataaaatgatcattaTGAAATGTATCATTGAATTCAAGTGTTTGCTACAGAATCAAAAGGCATCCCATGAAATATGAATCTTATCTAAGGAAAGTGGATCATTAGCTTCAGCGGCAAGCAAAGTCACTTGATGAACTGAAAACAGTGTGGCTGTTCAATGTTGCCAATTGCAGCTACATATTCCCAAAGTGTTACAATGGAGTTAATTGAGTTGAACATTGAAACGGGGCGCTACATTGATATTGAATCCCCATGTCAGGCATGCAGCTATGCatatctgttgttgtttttcttgcttttctctcttttttcccccctgtaaGTCCAAGTGATTGTTTTTCCGTTGCTTTCTCTCCTCTAACAGTTTGGCGGAGAAATTCCGAGCCATTTTGAAGGCCACCTACACGCACTCGCGCAACCTGGCCTACTTTGTGTTCACGTACAAGGGACTGCAGGCCCTGCAGCGGAAATTCCAGGGCCGCACTTTGCAGTCTCACTCCTTCCTGGCCGCCTGCGTCGGAGGATGCTTGGTGTTTggtgacaacaacaacatcaacagTCAGGTATGACTGGCCTTTTGTCATTCCTCTTGATTTCTTCTCAAAGTATTGTATGACAGAAGGATTTGGACACAATCTGTCCCCGTAGGAGATTATATCAAGTTTGTTCCAGCCATCGAAACGCCTTTATTAACTCTTCTTATCAGGTGATGTTTGAACTAAGTAAACTACCCACACTTGACTTTATAATTCTAGAATACCTAGCCACGCTTAAGCCTGTCATAAATCAAAAACGATGTGAAACTCGACTATTGAGGCTTGGCCCAGAAGATCCCGGGGAAAATAAGCCAACTCATGCAGACACCAAGAGATTTGCTCCATCCGGTCGCTCTGCTGTGGTTCCAGATCAACATGTACTTGCTGTCCCGAATCCTGTTGGCCCTTTGGCGTCTGGCCGTGGAAAAAGGAGTGATCCCGCAGCCTAAACGAGACCCCTTCCCGCTTTTTGCCACCCTGGTGTGGGGGGTGGTCTTGTGGCTTTTCGAGTACCACCCGCACACCTTGCAGCCGTCGCTGCAGTCGTCTATGAACTACCTCTACCGCGACAGCAACGTGTGGCACGACATCTCGGATTTTTTGATCTACAACAAGTCCAGGACAGCTGTTCCAAAGTGAACATTTTACGTGACTTGTCTTGAAGAAGAAGACGCAGGACATGATGCGGTGCCATTTATGAATTGAAGGTGTATAGAATTGATGTGATACGTATGAATGCCACGCAATCAATAAAAGCACTAAGCCTTTGGTTGTCTGTTGGCTTTCTCGAAAGCACCACTTCTGCGTATCACCTAAACATAAAACGTAGTGAGATGACTGTTTTGTCCAGTTCAGTAGCTTGAGTCAAACTTCTACAGTGCTTTACACATGAATTTCCATTTTTGGTAAGCTGCAGAAACAAGACATAATAAAGTCAAAAAGGGAttgtcatataaaaaaaaaaaatacatacaatacaCTTCCCACCACATGCAAATGATATGCTATGTGGGTTCAACACAACTACAGTATGTATTCCAAaatctcaaagcaaaattgtaTTTCCGaacaaaaataggacaaaatgtgtttcaaagttgagacatttctttccaatccaaaacaaaaaaactgcatAGCCAGTACAAAAAAGAAGTCATATATGAACGTTTGTAAAAAGCAAGTGATTGCGCAAAAGAAAAGGGTGTGGGTCAGAAACGTTGTGATGCATTGGCGGCAATGCTTGAGAAAGAGCGTGGGACGCAAAAGCAGCTGGAAAATCTTGTTTGTTGTCGTCATAAATTATTGGCTGGAAATGTGGCAAAGTTGGGGGAGTAAGATTAGTCACACTTGCCAGTGAGTAGTGGTTGATGTTGCCCTCCGGGAATTTAGAGGCGTGTGCCCCACGGAAACGACAGgtacacacaatttggactgaatGGAATGCGGTCTGTGGGTGTGACAAAGGCATTTATAGCGCACGTCAAGTGTTTGGCGTCGAGACTAACGTCAGATTATCTCTTAGTCTGTCTTCTGTAAACGCGGATATACTCAATTGCCTGTGTCTACCTGCAGATTTGGACATGAAACAAGTTGACTTGGAAATTGAGGAGAACCTGGAACGCCACCGGACGTCCGGCTTCTGCCACTCCAAAGCTCTGGTACTCCGAAGGGGCTCGCCGTTCAGAGTCAGCCTGCCTATGAATGATTGCCCTTTCAACTCCCGCACCGACACGCTGAGGATCAAGGTCATGCTTGGTAGGTCTGTCTGTCGGTCTGCCCATCCGTCACCTTCAGCGTGatatttgaatgaggcaaagaTAAAAAGCGTCTCATGTTGCATGGCACTTAAATATATGCGCGTGCATTGAAGTATTTGTGTGTAGAAAAACACGATGCAATCTATTGTTATTTTTGAAACCAATATTGATTTTCTCTCCTCAGGCCGCCTGTATGTGACCATGTCCGTCACACTGTCTAAAAACATTTCTTCATCTCGTTGGGTGGCCTTTCTGGACCCCGAGAGCCTGGACGTGAGCAAGCCATCGGTGTTCATCTGCGCCCCGGCCTCGGCCTCGGTGGGCTGCTACACTTTTAAAGTGTTGGGGTTTGCCCAAAAAAAGGTGAAATTTCGCGCTTTGGGCAAATTCATTCTGCTCTGCAACCCCTGGTGTCGTGGTGAGTCACACTTGAGCTTTCATTTGCCTCATAGTAGTATGATGGTCAATAAACAAATAGGGTAGCTACATtactgtcaggttcaaaatcagcaaaaggatcagcagacaaggggggaattgttggcaagacagttgtttcaactgtattttgaccttcggccagtcataagggaggtctactcccacccttgtgattatctgggcagtttcttgctatatggcctgttttcccacatgaccagcaaacgggaggtccagcattgtaccgtcttgactgacctgaagcgggctggtcatttgttccataattgggagaatcacgactgtacccccctctacccttgccacggaatttgttacgaccacgcccctccaggcgtggttcgaaggtcttattttgataaaacatctcagactgctctcctttaacaaaaaacacggtgcccattttccccttctctttcgCTCTTTTCGCATTGACAACCTTttcggcgtgtatagcatgatcaatgaactgtggcaaggtagatgtcgggaaagtgatcatatgtttagtgatccagctctggattgctggtcgcgaatttgcatgtagagcgtttttgagttgttggtcataaacatcagatccatgctccaagccactattggccttgaacactctctcgagtctgtgcctaaagtcttcaaacaactcatcttctttttgtttggttcggccaatgtctgtgtaatttgctctacgttcaaattttattttgatcctgcccaatagttggtcaatttctctttgtaatggcaccccgttacattccaatggacggccccgggaatcaaagggatcccaggtgcctttaacgcttgcccaatgtttggttaaagatgccataaaaacctgttgtacttcatcgcctctcaaattgtatgaagcaatgagttgtctcatgtcggtacaatattgatcaacatcttcagtgggcaacgctataccctcaattgctgattctatatcagcgtgggtccatgttctgtatactaaaattgtgggtcctccctcatcatgaggatttgccacttcaatcatcgggtatgcgtctgcgtcagccgaaggaaccaacttagcacggccccgcgtcaacacaccacgagcacggctccgcgtcaacataccacgagcagaagcaccattctcaggaggatgatttgtgcttggtaatttggggtacagagacgggaaaattggttcactttggcgtgctgcaatctccgtctttatagattgatcattcttttcatcctcattcatcgcatcgtcagctttggccttcaagcgagcccgcgctgacactgtctcatcatcctcctgcctgtgcaacaacaagttcttttttatctttcctccgtctCCCTTATCTCGCAGCCTTTCTCCtatctgcccacattttctcttctcagcctccaattcccattttactattagatgatatccgtcgttattcctctttacaccacatttagcatcaattgattgctttaggttattcaacgaatttgttttcagctgaccgtcaaatttgtaatcggttatccatttgtcaagatattttacattttcggggtcaacttcttccatcaatgtccaatctttgcatttcaattcatgtcggggcagcggcttttgcttgctatttgctgtccccatgatttatttgtttagtttacggatttggcaatttgaatggcacccgcagtgtcctaaagccaatttagttcacaggacagtggataaatgttcgatgtgtggtgggtctccggaggaaacggagaatccttgctttcgtccacacaaagccactgtttacactcctgcgtgtttatacagaggactcaaacctcaaatcagagctcaaatgaggtcactctcagtcaaaccatacacacgcacacacacacacaatgcgcattcctatcgtctcacaggcaagcaggggagcccgccctccagtggattttaacaactctttaaccttcctattgtgtaaggaaaacttatctttacctttttcccaaagtaaatataaaacctatcttttcacggagaaagaagccaaaccagctaaacaagggataaggaaaacccaccacagatggcagcagaaaactaacacagtaggaaggttagtgaggaggccccaccacacctcagcgggatttaactgctccaactacctgtacttctttatttcttcagaaaacagaggagtctgccctcctgtggaatttaactgacgtttacgtcaggggactccagcatcccatacagaatttaactgtctctaaatatgcacttgatagggtctagaattgtcaaggtttcaagtgacctcttgccactacacttccattcctttcaacagaatcaacattcatactcacagtccgctgggcctttccctcggacgatctcgtcaaccactccggcgtccagctgactgatcgaggcagccccgtgaaaagggtttcctttatatgccttggccaaggacttgtcctgcgtcgaaaagtcagccggaacccgaagtaggtctattgagatcccggacgagcccccaaaaatctgtcaggttcaaaatcagcaaaaggatcagcagacaaaaccagtgaggcagaatgttgagtcttttctcgcgaggagtgcatccagacttacagcagtccaaaatacactaaagatctgtcacacccctcgctctttttattttgggatgccctacctacaatgtgagactagcccctaacaggtgggggggggaaagcatggcctagtctcatgagaaacaaaaagagcgcaaggacaaaatgctatgtaaaacaagtgctcacaagacgtcatgagaaaataaaggagcgcaaggacataaacaagtagtcacagacaagacgtcatgacaaaattctatgtgaaacaagtagttacagacaggacgccatgggaaaggaatgcaaggacagaatgtcatgtgcagacatcaacagagtagattgagctatcagcaactttcttggattcccagaggtgtagaaggtcaggaagccccagacagcatcgtatgacttgttgtggactggtggacgtctgcaaggcgaaacagcaagcattctgcgcaataacttattaataagtactcattagggaacgcatgataacatatacatacaatttatctaacaattaCACAGACCAAAGCTGTCGTTGTAACATAAGTTTGGGCATTTCATCCGTTGTCTATTTGACATAATGTACCATTTTTACAAGCAGCtcgaacatttgaaaatgtgctACTAATCGATATGATCAGAATAAGTATCGACCAATCTCCCTCATCTATGATCGGTATCAGAATCGGCAAACCCCTACTGTTAATTTGCACGAGTAAGATAAAATCTTGGACACACCATTATCATGATGCTAAAACATGCTAAttgttgaattatttatttttatattatacaGTTGTATCTTTTTTCAATAAATAGcagttattttttaattgtaatgTACAGGATCGTCTCAGAAAACTTGATTATTGTGATagagttctttattttctgtaatgattaaaaaaacaaaaacgtcatacattctggattcattacaaatcaactgaaatattgctagccttattttaatattgcagaTT
This genomic interval from Syngnathus typhle isolate RoL2023-S1 ecotype Sweden linkage group LG11, RoL_Styp_1.0, whole genome shotgun sequence contains the following:
- the pxmp4 gene encoding peroxisomal membrane protein 4, which codes for MAVSEMLQTLLYTVNHLLQQEKYKAALAILKGFRNGAVYGAKIRAPHAFVMTFLFRSGSLAEKFRAILKATYTHSRNLAYFVFTYKGLQALQRKFQGRTLQSHSFLAACVGGCLVFGDNNNINSQINMYLLSRILLALWRLAVEKGVIPQPKRDPFPLFATLVWGVVLWLFEYHPHTLQPSLQSSMNYLYRDSNVWHDISDFLIYNKSRTAVPK